In Agrobacterium tumefaciens, a single genomic region encodes these proteins:
- a CDS encoding Rne/Rng family ribonuclease has protein sequence MADKMLIDASHEEETRVVVVRGNRIEEFDFESEHKKQIRGNIYLAKVTRVEPSLQAAFVDYGGNRHGFLAFAEIHPDYYQIPLADRQALLKAEAEDHRRSDDFESADAPEPGAPMIDLSQVDQPDVGIVSASETTEAVVTEEAAPVVEAVSEETAVETVAEEAPAEEEKPKKRVRRPRAKKKTAEEIAAEASSEDDGSTGGEMAAMVDTDTISEEVEGLRRGNDDDDDDDDDDHHEKEVIESVGAEDAMEEVPDRVARKPRKQYRIQEVIKRRQILLVQVAKEERGNKGAALTTYLSLAGRYSVLMPNTARGGGISRKITQPTDRKRLKEIARDLEVPQGMGVILRTAGANRTRVEIKRDFEYLMRLWENVRSLTLNSTAPCLVYEEGSLIKRSIRDLYNKDIGEIIVSGEEGYREAKDFMKMLMPSHAKVVQPYRDIHPIFSRSGIEAQLDRMLQPQVTLKSGGYLIINQTEALVSIDVNSGRSTREHSIEETALTTNLEAAEEVARQLRLRDLAGLVVIDFIDMEEKRNNRSVEKKLKDCLKNDRARIQVGRISHFGLLEMSRQRIRASVLESTTQVCQHCGGTGHVRSESSIALHVLRGVEEYLLRNTTHNITVRCTPETALYLLNHKRGSIVDYEGRFGVAIIIAADSSVGAQHFAIDRGEAVENPVKIESLIQMLPNFVEEEDDIVIEVEEDEDEEEIVKAESTQPRQQPQGDNGEDGKRKRKRRRRRRGKGGQNEQNGALDGQSGNDAEDDDAEGDDDGVETDEAGADADENGANEAANADEDGKRKRRRRGKRGGRRNRDDALDAAGTDGETEGEGAEGEEVSAAAPVTEETATAAEVVEGVVADVVAEEAPKKPRRTRKAKTKTETEEAPKAETVETVERVVIEPAVVEATVVDVAIEEVAEASADLSPEADAPATEEKTRANRGSNVSSSEPVVTSSGSPANNPDGDEPKPRKGGWWQRKGFF, from the coding sequence ATGGCAGACAAAATGCTTATCGACGCCTCCCACGAAGAGGAGACACGCGTAGTCGTTGTCCGTGGGAACCGGATCGAAGAATTCGATTTTGAATCGGAACACAAGAAACAGATCCGCGGCAATATTTACCTTGCCAAGGTTACGCGCGTTGAGCCTTCCCTTCAGGCGGCCTTCGTTGACTACGGTGGAAATCGCCACGGCTTTCTCGCCTTTGCGGAAATCCATCCGGATTATTACCAGATTCCGCTTGCTGACCGTCAGGCCCTCTTGAAGGCGGAAGCCGAGGATCATCGCCGCAGCGACGATTTCGAATCGGCCGATGCGCCCGAGCCCGGCGCGCCGATGATCGACCTGTCGCAGGTGGATCAGCCGGATGTCGGCATTGTTTCCGCAAGCGAAACCACTGAGGCCGTTGTCACGGAAGAAGCTGCACCCGTCGTGGAAGCGGTTTCTGAGGAAACGGCTGTCGAGACCGTCGCGGAAGAAGCGCCCGCTGAGGAAGAAAAGCCGAAGAAGCGCGTTCGCCGCCCCCGCGCCAAGAAGAAGACAGCTGAAGAAATCGCAGCCGAGGCATCCTCCGAAGACGACGGCAGCACCGGCGGCGAAATGGCCGCAATGGTCGATACCGATACGATTTCCGAAGAAGTCGAAGGTCTTCGTCGCGGTAATGACGATGATGACGACGACGATGATGACGATCATCACGAAAAGGAAGTGATCGAATCCGTTGGCGCCGAAGACGCCATGGAAGAAGTTCCCGATCGCGTCGCCCGCAAGCCGCGCAAGCAGTATCGCATCCAGGAAGTGATCAAGCGCCGCCAGATTCTTCTGGTGCAGGTTGCCAAGGAAGAACGTGGCAACAAGGGTGCCGCACTCACCACCTATCTGTCGCTTGCCGGCCGTTATTCCGTGCTGATGCCGAATACGGCGCGTGGCGGCGGCATTTCTCGCAAGATCACCCAGCCGACCGACCGCAAGCGCCTGAAGGAAATCGCGCGCGATCTGGAGGTTCCGCAGGGCATGGGCGTCATTCTGCGTACCGCAGGCGCCAACCGCACCCGCGTCGAGATCAAGCGCGACTTCGAATATCTGATGCGCCTGTGGGAAAACGTCCGCTCGCTGACGCTGAACTCCACAGCTCCTTGCCTCGTTTACGAGGAAGGCTCGCTGATCAAGCGCTCGATCCGCGACCTTTATAACAAGGATATCGGCGAGATCATCGTTTCCGGCGAGGAAGGCTATCGTGAAGCGAAAGACTTCATGAAGATGCTGATGCCGAGCCACGCTAAGGTGGTTCAGCCTTACCGCGACATTCACCCGATCTTCTCGCGCTCCGGCATTGAAGCCCAGCTCGACCGGATGCTGCAGCCGCAGGTCACGCTGAAGTCGGGCGGCTACCTCATCATCAACCAGACGGAAGCGCTGGTTTCGATCGACGTCAACTCCGGTCGTTCGACCCGCGAGCATTCCATCGAGGAAACCGCGCTGACGACCAACCTAGAGGCTGCGGAAGAAGTGGCGCGCCAGCTGCGTCTGCGCGACCTTGCCGGTCTTGTCGTCATCGACTTCATCGACATGGAAGAAAAGCGCAACAACCGCTCTGTCGAGAAAAAGCTCAAGGATTGCCTGAAGAACGACCGCGCGCGCATCCAGGTCGGCCGTATCTCGCATTTCGGCCTTCTGGAAATGTCGCGCCAGCGTATCCGCGCTTCGGTGCTGGAATCGACCACACAGGTCTGCCAGCATTGCGGCGGCACGGGCCATGTGCGTTCGGAATCCTCCATCGCGCTGCATGTACTGCGCGGCGTCGAGGAATATCTGCTGCGCAACACCACCCACAACATCACCGTGCGCTGCACGCCGGAAACGGCGCTTTACCTGCTCAACCACAAGCGCGGCTCGATCGTTGATTATGAAGGCCGCTTCGGCGTGGCGATCATCATCGCCGCCGATTCCAGCGTCGGGGCGCAGCATTTCGCCATCGATCGCGGCGAAGCCGTCGAAAATCCGGTGAAGATCGAAAGCCTCATCCAGATGCTGCCGAACTTCGTCGAAGAAGAAGACGATATCGTCATCGAGGTGGAAGAGGACGAAGACGAGGAAGAAATCGTCAAGGCCGAGAGCACCCAACCACGCCAGCAGCCGCAGGGCGACAATGGCGAGGACGGCAAGCGCAAGCGCAAGCGTCGCCGCCGCCGTCGTGGCAAGGGTGGCCAGAACGAGCAGAATGGTGCGCTCGATGGCCAGTCCGGCAATGACGCGGAAGACGACGATGCCGAAGGCGACGACGATGGCGTCGAAACCGATGAGGCCGGCGCAGATGCCGACGAAAACGGTGCGAATGAAGCTGCAAACGCCGACGAAGACGGCAAGCGCAAACGCCGCCGTCGCGGCAAGCGTGGCGGCCGCCGTAACCGTGACGATGCTCTCGATGCTGCAGGCACCGATGGCGAGACGGAAGGTGAAGGCGCGGAAGGCGAAGAGGTTTCCGCCGCAGCGCCCGTAACGGAAGAAACCGCCACCGCCGCCGAAGTGGTGGAAGGCGTGGTTGCCGACGTCGTGGCCGAAGAAGCCCCGAAGAAGCCCCGCCGCACCCGCAAGGCGAAAACCAAGACCGAAACCGAAGAGGCGCCGAAGGCTGAAACCGTCGAAACGGTCGAGCGGGTAGTCATCGAGCCAGCCGTCGTTGAAGCGACTGTTGTCGATGTCGCCATCGAAGAGGTCGCTGAAGCCTCGGCCGATCTGTCACCGGAAGCGGACGCTCCTGCGACGGAAGAAAAGACCCGCGCGAACCGGGGCAGCAATGTCTCCAGTTCGGAACCAGTCGTCACCTCTTCCGGTTCGCCCGCGAACAACCCCGACGGCGATGAGCCGAAGCCGCGCAAGGGTGGCTGGTGGCAGCGCAAAGGCTTCTTCTGA
- a CDS encoding antibiotic biosynthesis monooxygenase family protein, whose amino-acid sequence MIAVIFEVWPAEGEKQHYLDIAAGLRAELETIDGFLSVERFQSISNPEKMLSLSFFRDEEAVRAWRNTLPHRTAQTLGRAGVFSDYRLRIAHVIRDYGLQERQEAPADSWSAHPAGGRGLG is encoded by the coding sequence ATCTTCGAGGTCTGGCCGGCTGAGGGCGAAAAACAGCATTATCTCGATATAGCTGCCGGCCTGCGGGCCGAACTCGAAACCATCGATGGTTTCCTGTCCGTCGAGCGGTTTCAGAGCATCAGCAATCCGGAAAAGATGCTCTCTCTGTCCTTCTTCCGGGATGAAGAGGCGGTGAGGGCGTGGCGCAACACCCTGCCGCATCGCACAGCGCAAACCCTTGGCCGAGCCGGCGTCTTTTCCGACTATCGGTTGCGTATTGCGCATGTGATCCGCGATTATGGCCTGCAGGAACGGCAGGAAGCACCAGCCGACAGCTGGAGCGCCCATCCGGCAGGGGGCCGCGGCTTGGGCTGA
- a CDS encoding SDR family oxidoreductase, whose translation MSAEKVAIVTAGGSGMGAAVAKRLAADGYRLAILSSSGKGEALAKELGGIGVTGSNQSNDDLQRLTDLALEKFGRIDVLVNSAGHGPRASILDITDEQWHTGLDVYLMNVIRPTRIIAPIMVKQKAGAIVNISTAWAFEPSAMFPTSAVFRAGLASYTKIFADTYAADNVRMNNVLPGWIDSLPATEERRDSVPMLRYGKSEEIAATVAFLASEGAGYITGQNIRVDGGLTRSV comes from the coding sequence ATGTCGGCAGAAAAAGTGGCTATTGTAACGGCAGGCGGCAGCGGTATGGGCGCGGCTGTGGCGAAACGCCTGGCGGCGGATGGTTACAGGCTCGCGATCCTGTCCTCTTCCGGCAAGGGGGAGGCACTGGCGAAGGAGTTGGGCGGCATCGGTGTCACCGGCTCCAACCAGTCCAATGACGATCTCCAGCGGTTGACGGACCTGGCGCTCGAGAAATTCGGCCGCATCGACGTGCTGGTGAACAGCGCAGGCCACGGCCCACGCGCCTCCATTCTCGATATTACCGACGAACAATGGCACACCGGTCTCGATGTTTACCTGATGAACGTCATTCGCCCGACGCGGATCATCGCGCCCATCATGGTGAAGCAGAAGGCCGGTGCGATCGTCAACATCTCAACGGCCTGGGCTTTCGAACCCAGCGCCATGTTCCCGACATCGGCGGTGTTCCGCGCCGGTCTTGCCTCCTACACCAAGATTTTCGCCGATACCTATGCGGCCGACAATGTGCGTATGAACAATGTCCTGCCCGGCTGGATCGACAGCCTGCCAGCCACGGAGGAGCGCCGCGACAGCGTGCCGATGCTGCGCTATGGCAAGAGCGAAGAAATCGCCGCCACCGTGGCATTTCTCGCGTCTGAAGGGGCAGGGTATATTACCGGGCAGAATATCCGGGTCGATGGCGGGCTGACACGGTCTGTCTGA